In the genome of Paramormyrops kingsleyae isolate MSU_618 chromosome 5, PKINGS_0.4, whole genome shotgun sequence, the window taataacatctaacgtcggtatcgctaccaagcgtcggaaaaggacagttgctcctgagctttgctcggtcgccagtcggggccgggaggacattttccacttttttcccgctccggcagtagcctgctgtgagggggtttttgtggtttttcgacctcccaagagcaacttcgatttcgccttgtttttagttcatacttggttcaggcagaagttcttctggtaagtagtagtaagtttatcaggtttaaaatttttaataaaataataattaagttccgttttaacacaagtaataacttattttagtgtactccgcacgttactgcatttattgttacgcaaattaatctttatagttaaatacactatataaatttactgggctgggagtacggggtcatagtgagttagttaattatggggccagctcagtgttgcgtttgcaagatgtttgcccttctggacgttagtgtccagtcggacttcatctgcgagcgatgtaagctagtggactcactcatggtcaaggttcgcgaccttgaggagcaactggctcgcatccaatgcaacagtgagttagatgagctagttgatacgccgtttagggagacggtgtgtacgccactaacgggggggagggagaatgaagagcagagaggtcgagagagctgggtgaccgtaggtcgtagacgcaggaaaaggcgtacacacgttacagaggcggcatcacctgaggtgtctgtgtctaacaggtttcaggtgcttccagctttagagccggaagggactggggaagcaggtgggcccttgggcactgaggagccccctccccccagaaagagggaggttgtggtagtgggggattcaattattaggggagtagacagttatgtgtgcacgcgtgatagagggtcccgtacggtgtcttgcctgcctggtgcccaggtaggagaccttccagatcgtgtggacaagcttttggccccagctggggtggatccagttgtcgtggtgcatgttggcaccaacgacataggcaagggtagaagggctgttctgcaggataaatttatagaagtcgccaataagcttagaagcagaacgtccatggtggtattttccgaaatactccccgtgccacgcgcaagtgaggctaagttagctgagataaggagattaaatgcgtggctaaaaggatggtgtaggaaagaggggtttaggtttatggggcactggaggaccttctggaacaggtgggacctgttcaagccggatgggttgcatctgaaccggaggggaaccagtgtactgggaaggcgtatttgtagagtagttgaggaatgtttaaactagggactgggggggcagggaggttagttaagtatgtaactggggggaaacggaaagcccaaaaaaatcatattataagtaggcactgtaataagcctaccctttgttgtctgtatttaaacgccaggagtattaggaataaaattcatgatttagaggctcttatctcatcggactcttatgatattatagcaataactgaaacgtggttgagtgataaggatggacaagaatataatatggatggttacacattgttccgtaaagaccgtataggtaagaagggaggtggtgttgcagtatatgtaaaggaaatcttgcaggcaagggagcttactgatataagtaaaagtacggaagctatatgggtaaaattagatgctacaaactcaaatagcctaattgtcggtgtttgttacagagcacccaatgtagctgctgaggaaagcagattgttatacagtgatattaggattatgagcaataaaaatgatgtggtagttatgggtgattttaatctaccggggatacagtgggacattgttgctggctcttctgaaaatgaacttgagatggtggaattagtacaggattgtttttttactcagtttgttaacacccctaccaggggagatgccattcttgatcttgttttgtctaataaccaggacaggattggtaaattagatgttttagaaccacttgacagtagcgatcataacatggttaaatttgaggttaagtttagtgcccgaagagcaaagtccaaatcaaaaatatataatgttaggaaggctaacttcaattgtatgagattaaaactagaaaccgtgaactggatggagttaaataacaaaactgttgaagaggcatgggaattttttaaaagcacattattgcaagtacaagaggacttcatacctgtttctagcaagaataaatctagtaTAAATCTAAtctataaagtaaggaggaaaagggctttgttccagagatggaaaataactgatgatgacataataaagcaagagtatctaaatctacaggctgaattaaaaaatgacattagacgagctaaaaggaatgtcgaaaggaagatcgcattggaggctaaggatgacgttaaaagtttcttccagtattttaactctaaaagagctctaaaagctgaaattactaatctgcaggatagtaagggtcttataattgaaaacgacattgacatagtaaatgagttcaatgatagttttgcacgggtattcactgtcgaggacactagtaacttaccagttcttattactaattcaacatcgtctataactaatatatatataactgaagctgatgttttgcaaagcctagctaagctcaaaataaataaatcacagggccctgatggcatcttacctatagtgttaaaagagatgagggatattatttgccgacccttaacattactgtttcaaaaatccttatctgaaggtgtggtaccttctgattggaagcatgccaacataacgcccattttcaaaaaaggggatagaagtaatttgtcaaactataggccaatcagtctaacttgtataactggtaaagttatggaggctataatcaaagagaaaatggtagatttacctggactcaaataacattttgagggatagccagcatggatttaggagaggtagatcctgtttaacaaatctgttggagttttttgaggaagctactcaggaagttgatgataagaaggcctatgatgtcatctatttagatttccaaaaggcttttgatgttgttccccacaagaggctctcacttaaactcaaagcgacaggtattttaggaactgtagcgacttggattgataactggttaacggataggaagcagcgagtagttataagaggctcgatgtcacagtgggcctgcgttcatagtggggtaccgcagggttcaattttaggaccacttttgttcctaatttacataaatgatatagacaccaatatatacagtaaactggtgaaatttgcagatgacaccaaggtgggtggtgtagcagatactgaactagcggctcagcagctacagcgggatcttaatttaattagtgactgggctgacacctggcagatgaaatttaacatagacaaatgtaaggtactccatgtagggagcagaaatataaagtacaggtattttatgggacctactgaaataaaggtagctgattatgagaaagaccttggtgtgtatgttgatgcttccatgtctcattctcgccagtgtggggaagcaataaaaaaggccaataggatgttggggtacatctccaggtgtgtggagtttaagtcaagggaggtaatgctaagattatacaattccttggtgagacctcacctagaatattgtgtacaggtttggtcaccatatcttaaaaaggacatagcggccttagaaaaggtgcagcgtagggccacaagaatgattcctggtcttagaggaatgtcatacgaggaaaggttatttgagctaaatctgttcagcctcaagcaaaggagactgaggggggacatgatccaggtctataagattctaacaggtttggatgctgttcaaccgaatagttacttcagcattagttcaaatacaagaactcgtggccataggtggaaattagcgggagaacatttcaaactggatttaaggaagcacttctttacacagcgtgtagtcagagtatggaatagtcttcctgataacgtagtgcaagctgaatccttgggttcctttaaatcagagctagataagattttaacaactctgagctattagttaagttctccccaagcgagctcgatgggccgaatggcctcctctcgtttgtatagttcttatgttcttatggtgtttgaccccctttcgccttcagaactgccttaattctacgtggcattgattcaacaaggtgctgaaagtattctttagaaatgttggcccatattgataggatagcatcttgcagttgatggagatttgtgggatgcacatccagggcccgaagctcccgttccaccacatcccaaagatgctgtattgggttgagatctggtgactgtgggggccattttagtacagtgaactcattttcatgttcaagaaaccaatttgaaatgattcgagcattgtgacatggtgcattatcctgctggaagtagccatcagaggatgggtacatggtggtcataaagggatggacatggtcagaaacaatgctcaggtaggccgtggcatttaaacgatgcccaattggcactaaggggcctaaagtgtgccaagaaaacatcccccacaccattacaccaccaccaccagcctgcacagtggtaacaaggcatgatggatccatgttctcattctgtttacgccaaattctgactctaccatttgaatgtctcaatagaaatcgagactcatcagaccaggcaacatgtttccagtcttcaactgtccaattttggtgagctcgtgcaaattgtagcctctttttcctatttgtagtggagatgagtggtacccggtggggtcttctgctgttgtagcccatccgcctcaaggttgtgcgtgttgtggcttcacaaatgctttgctgcatacctcggttgtaacgagtggttatttcagtcaaagttgctcttctatcagcttgaatcagtcggcccattctcctctgacctctagcaacaacaaggcattttcgcccacaggactgccgcatactggatgtttttccctttgcacatcattctttgtaaaccctagaaatggttgtgcgtgaaaatcccagtaactgagcagattatgaaatactcagaccggcccgtctggcaccaacaaccatgccacgctcaaaattgcttaaatcacctttctttcccattctgacattcagtttggagttcaggagattgtcttgaccaggaccacacccctaaatgcattgaagcaactgccatgtgattggttgattagataattgcattaacgagaaattgaacaggtgttcctaataatttggtcaccatatcttaaaaaggacatagcggccttagaaaaggtgcagcgtagggccacaagaatgattcctgatcttagaggaatgtcatacgaggaaaggttatttgagctaaatctgttcagcctcaagcaaaggagactgaggggggacatgatctaggtctataagattctaacaggtttggatgctgttcaaccgaatagttacttcagcattagttcaaatacaagaactcgtggccataggtggaaattagcgggagaacatttcaaactggatttaaggaagcacttctttacacagcgtgtagtcagagtatggaatagtcttcctgataacgtagtgcaagctgaatccttgggttcctttaaatcagagctagataagattttaacaactctgagctattagttaagttctccccaagcgagctcgatgggccgaatggcctcctctcgtttgtatagttcttatattcttatgttcttaatcctttaggtgagtgtataatgtatataataaaaaacacaTATAATTGAATTTTCATTTAGAACATGTACTGGATAAGATAGAAAGGCTTTAAAGTTATTGGAATGTAATCTCCCAGGTGCAGCACATACTTCAGTACACTAGCAGCGGTACCATTATCAAGGTGACCGTGAATGTGACCCTAACAGACAGCAACATGgacctgcagctgctgcagcagcacAACGTTACCTATCAGGTAGACAGATGCCTTCTCCAAACTGTGTATAGTTATATGTGTCTATGACCTTAGAAAAGACTAACTGAATGTTTGTCGTGTAACAGTTAGCCACACCTTCTGCTACACGTGGACCTACTGCAACAGTAGGACTGAAGCCAGGAGCTTCTGTGATCGCTCGCTTCACTGACAGGGTCGAACCTGTATCCTTGGCGTGGGTGTCTAAGACCAAGTTAGTCAGTAGAGCTTGTTTTTCAGGGTTCACATTGGGGGAAGTGAGCATATGGTGGCCAGGAAGGTTGGACCCTTAGCCAGCTTTAGATTCCCAGAAATGTTTTCCTCCTGAACGGTATTTGTTACCTTTACTATTTACCCAGCACATTTGCAATCTCACAATGTTCTATAACTGTTATGCTGTTACTAGTGCCATTTAAGTATACCTAGCAAGTATATTTGTAGTGTGGTTACTTTTTTGAACTGCATTGGGAAAGGCACAACATTGAATTGAAAGATTTGAAATTTGTAATAACATGTTTCCTCTTTAATGCCCATTCTCTGATGTCATACTTCCTGTCTAATCCATGACTGAGCGTCTGTCAGTTAACAATCCAAGGCATATCTCCGGGAGGCGAGTGTTCCAGTTCTCTTCTTAGCAGGGCTGTGATCCTCTTCCCACAAAACTACATTACTGGATGTGCCTACAGGTGAGGTAGTCTGCGATGGAGGCCGTGTGACTGTGTGTCGTTCTCTGCTGTGCTCTAAGCCCCCTCCTCTCTCCAGCTCCTTTTCACGCAGCTGCTCAGAGCTGCGCTCCCAGCTGTATCAGATTCTTCGGGGCACTTCGACCCCCACTTTTGTGGCTATGAATGCAGGGACCCAGCCGAACTGGACAGGAGTGATTACTCAAGACTGCTTCAGTAGTCCTCCTGTGAGTATAGTCAGTACAGTCTTTTCATGGTTGTACAGAAATCTACCTCAGTAACATCCTCTTTGGGTGTTACCAGTAGCGTGTTCTTCCATGACACCCCATGTGCTTTTCTTCATTTCTCAGGACGACTCCTGCGAGTCAGGCTGCCTCCTGccactgtctctctctgtccagcTGCTCTGGGCCCAGCGGGGACTCCTCTCTTTACCGCAGAGTCAAATATTAGGGGCTAAATTCCTGTTTCGCTGTAAGGCAGTCCAGGTAAAGATTCATTTCCCTCCCTTTCAAATGTTGATTTTCTCATCTTTTGTGCAGCTTGACTAAAGTGATACTGCTCTGCCTGTGTAATCAGTGCCTTTTACCCCTTGCTTTTCTGCAGTGCCCGCTCACCACCCCGCTTACTGTGATGACCGAGGTGACATTTTCTGATGCCACAATCTACCCAGTGCCCCCTAGGGGCCAGCCAGAGCCGGATTGGAAAGTCCCCTTCGGCTTCTTTTCCCGAGGGGCAGATGAGCAGGAAAACATGCCGGTGCTGAACTGCTCTGGATACACTGATGCATTGTGGTTATGTACACTGTGGGCTGTAGGTTTTATATTGTCTGCGGTACCGTAGAGCCGGTATTGACGGGAGCCCTTCCCTACACAGCACTGGTAAAGGTAGTCGGTAATGTATGATGGATAGACTTGGATGATCTGTGCTGGCACTTAGACTTGAGAAATGCAAAACAGAGCATGACTTACATCTGTCATTGACAGGAAGTCACCCATAGGCATAGCAACATTTTCAAAATGGCACCaaagattgatttttttttaatagaataAATTTATTTTCTCCTATTGTACACCTTTCATGTTGATGATTATTAGTATGTCTTTTGTTGCTGTTCATTTAAAGGAACACTATATGTGTACcctctcctgctctctctccttgtcAGTCTTGCGGACATAGTTCAGGAGGTGGACGATTGCACTAGGGGTTATCCCTGGCAATCTGGTAGCAGCGCCCAGCTGTGGAACAGAGTGAAATTAAGAATGATAAAGCATTTAAAGTACACTGGAACTATACCATAGTAATTTCTGCAGAATATATACAGGAAAACTGGGTTTTGAGCTTATGAAAGGCACTGTTACATATCTTCATAAGTGCATAATACTACTATTCACATAAAAAGGCCCAACTCACAGTGTGTGGCTTGGCCCGGTCCAGGACCTCTCTAGCCTCCATGGACAGTGAGATTGGGAGGGTGAGATAGTCGACATCTTGGGGCAGAGAGAGATTCTCATCCTTCCGCACTCTTTCCATCTCCTGCTCCTGCATCATGTAGTGGGGACGGTACAGCCCTGGGAGGGATTGACACACACATTagaccagcacacacacacacagccaagaAAACCCCAATTCTGCTTCACCTGCCTTCGATTTTGAGTCTCTTAGAGAACTCCAGGTATGCTGACAGGCAGCCTGGGAAGGCAGAGGCCAGCATCTCAAAGGTGACGTCTTTGTACTCCAACAGCTCCAGACCACTAAGGGGAAGAGAAAAATATACTAGCTAAAAAAAATGATCAGGTTATGAATTAGGTTTAAATCTTTAATAGGCAGTTATAAACAACTTATAAcaaattgttttattaattttactGCCCTTTGaaagtggcaaaagggagccttattgtaaagtggtacccaGACACCTAATTTGTGCAACTAGTGCAGCAGTTTGCAAAGGGAAAAATGGATAGATCCACTTTGCAGATACACAGTGCTACTGGGTAAAAGCAACAGCATTACCTAAACGTTGTGAGTTTCCACTAAGTATGACAATGCACTCACTTAAGTTTGGCACTCTTGGTTTTGCTTAAATGTATCTGTCCTAGCTTCTCCATCCACTTGGTACAGGACATGGAGATGGACTCCAAGGCAGCCATTGCATCCCGCAGTCCATCCGTCATCCTCACTGCCTCCTTGTAGCGCTGCATGGACACACAGCCCATCTCCTCAAAACCTAACAAAGAGCACACGCGCATTCACGACTGGCAGCCATGCTGGACATATCACACTGTTCCGGAACAGAGCCGGTGAGGCTCTTACCTCTGGTAGAGAGGCGGAGGTCAGCGTTATCGGAGCGCAAAACGATCCTGAACTCTGCCCGGCTTGTGAACATGCGGTACGGTTCTGTGACCCCCTGCACAATCAGGTCATCGATCAGGACTCCTATGTAGCTCTGGGTGCGGGAGAGGGCGAGCAGGGGCAGCGAGAGTGCTGCTCGGGCTGCACTGACTCCTGCCCAcagcccctggggggggggggtggggggtcacaaGAGCAAGGCCTTAACATTTTGCAGTGACATTGGTGGAACAGTGAGGGCAGGACACAGGTGTTTGAGTTACTGTGCAGTTAAACATATTCAGTGTAATAAATGGATTTCCACCCACCCATCTGTCCATCTAGTAAGTCAGATGTGCTTATTTTGTATGCTAGGATGTCAGAGAGCACCGCTATGTTGGTTCTGCAGTCAGCCGCCttcgcctgctgctgccgctgctgctATGACCAGTACCTGTGCAGCTGCCTCCTCATATCCTGTGGTCCCATTGATCTGCCCAGCAAGAAACAGCCCCTGAGCCTTTTTTACCTGGAGGGAGGGTGACAGCTGAGTGGGGCACACAAAGTCATACTGCACCCCATAGCCTGAAATAAGGACAGAGGGAATGTAAAAGTATTAAAGgtgataatgatgataataaaatAGCTAATTTATTACATGCAGAGATCGCGGACATCAGGGACACCGCGATTAAGAACAATGAGGCAGTTGTAATGGAAGGGCTGAACAATTTGAGGAAAATATCTAATtatgatttttctgacagattgcaatttgtgatattttttaaaagtcaagcttcagttcaatattcagctTGTAATAGATctaaaacatatgacacagcATTAGcacatgagataccatcaaaCCATTTGATATCGATAAACTGTTCAGCCCTAAATAATGGTAATGATGTATTCCATACCCGGGGTGCGGATCTCTGCCTGCTTCAAAGCAGGGATCTCCCTGATGAGTCGGAGCTGTAGCTCCGGGGGCAGGGTCATGGACAGGCCCTGGGGGTACAGCAGGTCTGAGGCCACCCCCTCTGGCTCCAGCCACACCTGCTGCTCCCGCCCCGGAAAGCGCAGCACGCGCGACTCGATCGACGGGCAGTATCTGATGGGGGAGACAGGCCATGTTTCAAAGTTCGGCGCAGCGCTGGGTCCAGCGGCTTAGGCAGCCTGGGTGTATCCAGCACGTGCGTGTACCTGGGGCCTTTGGTGTCCTGCTGGATGTGAGCGTTAAGGTGCAGGCCCTCCTTCACCACTCTTTCCACGCCAGGGGTGGTGTGAGTCAGGTAGCATGGCAGCTGTTCTTCTGGCTAAGAAAATACCCAGATAATCAGGCAGAGAGAATAGTCATCATTTATGACAAAGAGAAGAAATTCATCCATctacaatccatccatccatccacccacgcattttctgtaatcacttgtcctattcagggtcatggggggtccagagcctatcatTTTTTAGTAATCAAAATCAAATGTGCAGTACAAACATTATTTTAGGGTTTATTTCCATTGTGAATTTTTTAGTTGCGAAGATTCATAAATGGAGAATTTACAGTGTGAAAACACCTAAATTGTAAAAAGTAACAGTGTTTAAGAACTTGAAAAAACTGGATTCTAAGTTTTCATTCCAGCTGACTCACATATTCAGGTGCATAAATTTGtggaaatgaaaaattcaatGAAAAAAATCTGAGGTCACACAGCACATGGGAAATATGGCATATATGATTTTACAttacacattaataataatttgtcgAGTGAGTTCTCTTTGGTGACTACCTGTCCATAGCCAGGCCCACACATACGGGAAGCACTCTGCTTTTCCAGTAAACTCCTATCCATCTGGCTAAATGTCAAACGGGTTGAAGTGTATTCTCAGTGTCACTATGAACACGACAAGGCTCAGATCTGAGCTGCAGCCCATTACGCTCATATTCTGGTCATATATAGTATGCAGTATGTACCACTTTTATCTTGTTCAATATCAATCCCACAATGGCCACACGACCGAAAGCTATCATGCCCACTGAACACTGAGGCCTTACCTTACAACGCGTCTCTTTGTTAAGGAAGCTGAAGGGGGTTGGCTGCTTGTCCCCAGGACACACTTTAGTGAGGGACAGCTGCACCGTGTCCTTCACTATGCGCGGGGGGGTGCCGGTCCTCAGCCGACCTATTTTTAAGCCCAGTGTTTCCCGCAGTGTGTGGGAGAGACCACTACAAGATGGGGGGTCTCCCATCCTCCCCCCCTGGGAAACCGTCTGACCCATGAAGAGGGCACCAGACAGGAAGGTACCAGTGGTGAGAATAACAGACTTTGCGTTGATGGGCTGGGCTCCACCGGCTGTGGGAGAGAATGGAATCAGCACTCCATCATGCAGATTAGGTAACAGCGACACACTGTGAGATCGTtaatacaaacaaccacttaCCTATACGGACTCCAGTGACTTTGATTTGGCCTGGCTGGTCTGGGTTGGGCTCGGACACCAATAATCCCTCCACTGCTCCTTCCAGT includes:
- the mto1 gene encoding protein MTO1 homolog, mitochondrial isoform X2, with translation MWRPIKEKTQNSVSFRFTAGLLMLLRRSKLLLSPSSRAAGHLVCRYFDVIVVGGGHAGTEAAAAAARVGAETLLITQKIKTIGVLSCNPSLGGVGKGHLVREVDALDGLCGRAGDWAGIHFSILNRSKGPAVWGPRAQLDRDRYREFIQSELLSTPRLTVLEGAVEGLLVSEPNPDQPGQIKVTGVRIAGGAQPINAKSVILTTGTFLSGALFMGQTVSQGGRMGDPPSCSGLSHTLRETLGLKIGRLRTGTPPRIVKDTVQLSLTKVCPGDKQPTPFSFLNKETRCKPEEQLPCYLTHTTPGVERVVKEGLHLNAHIQQDTKGPRYCPSIESRVLRFPGREQQVWLEPEGVASDLLYPQGLSMTLPPELQLRLIREIPALKQAEIRTPGYGVQYDFVCPTQLSPSLQVKKAQGLFLAGQINGTTGYEEAAAQGLWAGVSAARAALSLPLLALSRTQSYIGVLIDDLIVQGVTEPYRMFTSRAEFRIVLRSDNADLRLSTRGFEEMGCVSMQRYKEAVRMTDGLRDAMAALESISMSCTKWMEKLGQIHLSKTKSAKLNGLELLEYKDVTFEMLASAFPGCLSAYLEFSKRLKIEGLYRPHYMMQEQEMERVRKDENLSLPQDVDYLTLPISLSMEAREVLDRAKPHTLGAATRLPGITPSAIVHLLNYVRKTDKEREQERVHI
- the mto1 gene encoding protein MTO1 homolog, mitochondrial isoform X1, with protein sequence MKSFPFLAGVGGDLPEMSFCRLGCLFTAGLLMLLRRSKLLLSPSSRAAGHLVCRYFDVIVVGGGHAGTEAAAAAARVGAETLLITQKIKTIGVLSCNPSLGGVGKGHLVREVDALDGLCGRAGDWAGIHFSILNRSKGPAVWGPRAQLDRDRYREFIQSELLSTPRLTVLEGAVEGLLVSEPNPDQPGQIKVTGVRIAGGAQPINAKSVILTTGTFLSGALFMGQTVSQGGRMGDPPSCSGLSHTLRETLGLKIGRLRTGTPPRIVKDTVQLSLTKVCPGDKQPTPFSFLNKETRCKPEEQLPCYLTHTTPGVERVVKEGLHLNAHIQQDTKGPRYCPSIESRVLRFPGREQQVWLEPEGVASDLLYPQGLSMTLPPELQLRLIREIPALKQAEIRTPGYGVQYDFVCPTQLSPSLQVKKAQGLFLAGQINGTTGYEEAAAQGLWAGVSAARAALSLPLLALSRTQSYIGVLIDDLIVQGVTEPYRMFTSRAEFRIVLRSDNADLRLSTRGFEEMGCVSMQRYKEAVRMTDGLRDAMAALESISMSCTKWMEKLGQIHLSKTKSAKLNGLELLEYKDVTFEMLASAFPGCLSAYLEFSKRLKIEGLYRPHYMMQEQEMERVRKDENLSLPQDVDYLTLPISLSMEAREVLDRAKPHTLGAATRLPGITPSAIVHLLNYVRKTDKEREQERVHI
- the mto1 gene encoding protein MTO1 homolog, mitochondrial isoform X3; protein product: MLLRRSKLLLSPSSRAAGHLVCRYFDVIVVGGGHAGTEAAAAAARVGAETLLITQKIKTIGVLSCNPSLGGVGKGHLVREVDALDGLCGRAGDWAGIHFSILNRSKGPAVWGPRAQLDRDRYREFIQSELLSTPRLTVLEGAVEGLLVSEPNPDQPGQIKVTGVRIAGGAQPINAKSVILTTGTFLSGALFMGQTVSQGGRMGDPPSCSGLSHTLRETLGLKIGRLRTGTPPRIVKDTVQLSLTKVCPGDKQPTPFSFLNKETRCKPEEQLPCYLTHTTPGVERVVKEGLHLNAHIQQDTKGPRYCPSIESRVLRFPGREQQVWLEPEGVASDLLYPQGLSMTLPPELQLRLIREIPALKQAEIRTPGYGVQYDFVCPTQLSPSLQVKKAQGLFLAGQINGTTGYEEAAAQGLWAGVSAARAALSLPLLALSRTQSYIGVLIDDLIVQGVTEPYRMFTSRAEFRIVLRSDNADLRLSTRGFEEMGCVSMQRYKEAVRMTDGLRDAMAALESISMSCTKWMEKLGQIHLSKTKSAKLNGLELLEYKDVTFEMLASAFPGCLSAYLEFSKRLKIEGLYRPHYMMQEQEMERVRKDENLSLPQDVDYLTLPISLSMEAREVLDRAKPHTLGAATRLPGITPSAIVHLLNYVRKTDKEREQERVHI